One Phenylobacterium hankyongense DNA segment encodes these proteins:
- a CDS encoding HIT family protein, producing the protein MSLDGTYDRGNIFAKILRGEMPAARVFEDEHVYAFMDVFPQARGHTLVIPKHSQARNLLEEEPQVLSELILGVQRVTRAVRAALNPDGIVVTQYNGATAGQTIYHLHFHIIPRWEGQPLGRHAAGGMADPAELKVLAEQIAAKIA; encoded by the coding sequence ATGAGCTTGGACGGGACCTACGACCGCGGCAACATCTTCGCCAAGATCCTGCGGGGCGAGATGCCGGCGGCGCGCGTGTTCGAGGACGAGCACGTCTATGCCTTCATGGACGTCTTCCCGCAGGCCCGCGGCCACACCCTGGTGATCCCCAAGCACTCCCAGGCGCGCAACCTGCTGGAGGAGGAGCCGCAGGTGCTCAGCGAGCTGATCCTCGGGGTGCAGCGGGTGACCCGAGCGGTGCGCGCGGCGCTGAACCCGGACGGCATCGTGGTCACCCAGTACAATGGCGCGACGGCCGGGCAGACCATCTACCACCTGCACTTCCACATCATCCCGCGCTGGGAGGGCCAGCCCCTGGGTCGGCACGCCGCCGGCGGCATGGCCGATCCGGCGGAGCTGAAAGTCCTCGCCGAGCAGATCGCCGCGAAGATCGCCTGA
- a CDS encoding DUF4287 domain-containing protein, with protein MGVDPAGLTERQQKWFASVQASLERDTGKSMDEWIAIARTCPETRPRARSAWLKEHHGLGANRGAVVLSAAFPDTGWDQPQALRAALWADPQSAAILEAVEAAASALPEVVTGQRKQFTAFSRKVQFAAARPVKGGKLMLGLAVEPGADPRLEPPRNEAWSERLKARLLLENPDQADAAIAALLRAAWARS; from the coding sequence ATGGGCGTGGATCCGGCCGGGCTCACCGAACGCCAGCAGAAGTGGTTCGCCTCCGTGCAGGCGAGCCTCGAGCGCGACACCGGCAAGTCGATGGACGAGTGGATCGCCATCGCCAGGACGTGCCCGGAGACCCGGCCGCGAGCCCGCAGCGCCTGGCTGAAGGAACACCATGGCCTGGGCGCCAACCGGGGCGCCGTCGTGCTCTCCGCCGCCTTCCCGGACACCGGCTGGGACCAGCCGCAAGCACTGCGCGCCGCCCTGTGGGCCGATCCGCAATCCGCGGCGATCCTCGAAGCCGTCGAAGCGGCGGCATCCGCCCTGCCGGAGGTCGTCACCGGCCAGCGCAAGCAGTTCACCGCCTTCTCGCGCAAGGTGCAGTTCGCCGCCGCCCGGCCCGTGAAGGGCGGCAAGCTGATGCTGGGCCTGGCGGTCGAGCCCGGCGCCGATCCGCGCCTGGAGCCGCCCAGGAACGAGGCCTGGTCGGAGCGGCTGAAGGCGCGCCTGCTGCTGGAGAATCCGGACCAGGCGGACGCCGCGATCGCCGCGCTGCTCAGGGCGGCCTGGGCGCGGTCCTAG
- a CDS encoding GNAT family N-acetyltransferase: MTLKPAVQVHRRVAEVGREAWDACAGNPAYAGNPFVRYDFLDSLEAASCAVERTGWGPQHLSVEDGKGRVAAVMPLYLKSHSQGEYIFDHAWADAYERAGGRYYPKLLSAAPFTPATGPRLLVRPDVDAEAARGLLIGGAVTLCERYGASSLHVNFPTQDEWRWMGGHGLALREGQQYHWQNRGYATFDDFLAALSSGRRKTIRRERRDAQADLEIHAITGADLTEDHWDAFFAFYMDTGSRKWGRPYLSRPFFSLLGERMADRVLLIMARRDGRWIAGALNLIGDDCLYGRNWGCLEEVPFLHFELCYYQAIEWAIGRGLARVEAGAQGEHKIARGYLPAPVYSAHYIADPALRGPVEQFVMREREGVEAQMEWLAEEYSPFREGEA, from the coding sequence GTGACCCTGAAGCCGGCGGTCCAGGTCCACCGCCGCGTCGCCGAAGTGGGGCGCGAGGCCTGGGACGCCTGCGCCGGAAATCCCGCCTACGCCGGCAATCCGTTCGTCCGCTACGACTTCCTGGACAGCCTGGAGGCCGCCAGCTGCGCCGTCGAGCGCACCGGCTGGGGTCCGCAGCACCTGTCGGTCGAGGACGGGAAGGGGCGGGTGGCGGCGGTGATGCCGCTCTACCTGAAGTCCCACAGCCAGGGCGAATACATCTTCGACCACGCCTGGGCCGACGCCTACGAGCGGGCGGGCGGGCGGTATTATCCGAAGCTGCTGTCGGCGGCGCCGTTCACGCCGGCCACCGGCCCGCGGCTGCTGGTGCGGCCGGACGTCGACGCGGAGGCGGCGAGGGGTCTGCTGATCGGCGGGGCGGTCACCCTGTGCGAGCGCTATGGGGCCTCCTCGCTGCACGTGAACTTCCCGACCCAGGACGAGTGGCGCTGGATGGGCGGCCATGGCCTCGCCCTGCGGGAAGGCCAGCAGTACCACTGGCAGAACCGCGGCTACGCCACCTTCGACGACTTCCTGGCCGCGCTGTCATCGGGCCGTCGCAAGACCATCCGCCGCGAGCGTCGCGACGCCCAGGCCGACCTGGAGATCCATGCGATCACCGGCGCGGACCTGACCGAGGACCACTGGGACGCCTTCTTCGCCTTCTACATGGACACCGGCTCGCGCAAGTGGGGCCGGCCCTACCTCTCGCGGCCGTTCTTCTCCCTGCTCGGCGAGCGGATGGCGGACCGGGTGCTGCTGATCATGGCGCGGCGGGATGGGCGGTGGATCGCCGGCGCCCTGAACCTGATCGGCGACGATTGCCTCTACGGGCGCAACTGGGGCTGTCTGGAAGAGGTCCCCTTCCTGCATTTCGAGCTTTGCTACTACCAGGCCATCGAATGGGCCATCGGCCGCGGCCTGGCCCGCGTGGAGGCCGGCGCCCAGGGCGAGCACAAGATCGCCCGCGGCTACCTGCCGGCGCCGGTCTACTCCGCCCACTACATCGCCGACCCGGCCCTGCGCGGTCCGGTCGAACAGTTCGTGATGCGGGAGCGCGAAGGGGTGGAGGCGCAGATGGAATGGCTGGCGGAGGAGTATTCCCCGTTCCGCGAGGGCGAGGCCTAG
- a CDS encoding glycerophosphodiester phosphodiesterase — protein MTARFGEAWERLFHPPVAHRGLWSPDGAPENSLGAFQAACAAGYGIELDVQLSADGEAMVFHDANLKRMTGVDAQLADLSAADLAELRLAGTDERIPTLLETLALVGRRALVHVELKTPVGQVGPLEQRVHDVLIDHNGPVCVIGFNPYSHAWFADRFPGVLRGLDSYSYKDAPKMSEAQRAAYAGLEHVAIARPHFLALGLDMLPCPLAAQRRADGLPIVAWTVRDPAQWDAVKDGCDNLIFEGFLA, from the coding sequence GTGACGGCGCGCTTCGGCGAGGCCTGGGAACGGCTGTTCCACCCGCCGGTCGCCCACCGCGGACTGTGGAGCCCGGACGGCGCGCCGGAGAACTCGCTGGGCGCCTTCCAGGCCGCCTGCGCCGCGGGCTACGGCATCGAGCTCGACGTCCAGCTCTCCGCCGATGGCGAAGCCATGGTGTTCCACGACGCCAACCTGAAGCGGATGACCGGGGTGGACGCGCAGCTCGCGGACCTCAGCGCCGCCGACCTCGCCGAACTGCGCCTGGCCGGGACCGACGAACGCATCCCGACCCTCCTGGAGACCCTGGCCCTGGTCGGCCGCCGCGCCCTGGTGCACGTGGAACTGAAGACCCCCGTCGGCCAGGTCGGGCCCCTGGAGCAGCGGGTCCATGACGTCCTGATCGACCACAACGGCCCGGTCTGCGTGATCGGCTTCAATCCCTATTCGCACGCCTGGTTCGCCGACCGGTTCCCGGGCGTCCTGCGGGGGCTGGACAGCTACTCCTACAAGGACGCGCCGAAGATGTCGGAGGCTCAGCGCGCGGCCTACGCCGGCCTCGAGCACGTGGCGATCGCCCGGCCGCACTTCCTGGCGCTGGGCCTGGACATGCTGCCCTGTCCGCTGGCCGCCCAGCGCCGCGCGGACGGCTTGCCGATCGTCGCCTGGACGGTGAGGGACCCGGCGCAGTGGGACGCCGTCAAGGACGGATGCGACAACCTGATCTTCGAGGGCTTCCTGGCGTGA
- a CDS encoding RidA family protein, with protein sequence MSHIEDRLAALGITLPQPNAPVANYVPFVRAGDLLHISGQVSLDATGGIKGVVGEDVDAETAKRAARLCAINLIAQMKAACEGDLGRVVRVVKLGGFVQAGPTFFDIPQVVNGASDLMVEAFGDAGRHARSAVGVYRLPLNFAVEVDAVVLLS encoded by the coding sequence ATGTCACACATCGAAGACCGCCTCGCCGCGCTGGGAATCACGCTTCCGCAGCCCAACGCTCCCGTCGCCAACTACGTGCCCTTCGTGCGGGCCGGCGACCTCCTGCACATCTCCGGACAGGTGTCGCTGGACGCCACCGGCGGGATCAAGGGGGTGGTCGGCGAGGACGTCGACGCCGAGACCGCCAAGCGCGCCGCGCGGCTCTGCGCCATCAACCTCATCGCCCAGATGAAGGCCGCCTGCGAGGGCGACCTCGGCCGGGTCGTGCGGGTGGTGAAGCTCGGCGGCTTCGTCCAGGCCGGTCCGACCTTCTTCGACATCCCCCAGGTGGTGAACGGCGCCTCCGACCTGATGGTCGAGGCGTTCGGGGACGCGGGGCGCCACGCCCGCTCGGCGGTCGGCGTCTATCGCCTGCCCCTGAACTTCGCCGTCGAGGTGGATGCGGTGGTCCTGCTGTCGTGA